A single genomic interval of Demequina sp. NBRC 110054 harbors:
- the obgE gene encoding GTPase ObgE, with protein sequence MASFVDRVTLHVAAGKGGHGVASVHREKFKPLGGPDGGNGGRGGSVVLRVDPQVTTLLDYHHAPHRSADNGKQGAGDMRHGANAEDLVLGVPNGTIVKSSEGEFLADLVGDGAEMVIAAGGRGGLGNAALATQKRKAPGFALLGEPGEEASVVLELKSIADVALVGYPSAGKSSLIAAMSRVRPKIADYPFTTLVPNLGVVEAGGKRFTMADVPGLIEGASEGKGLGHDFLRHIERCSVIAHVLDTATLESDRDPLKDLQVIAGELRAYSTDDAISGVPLAERPQIIILNKVDIPDGRELAEMVRPDLEVLGMPIFEVSAVSHEGLRELGFALSAMVEEERAKIPVIEKAPIVLRPKAVDESGFTVKHVRDGAEDYYQVRGGKVERWVRQTNFANDEAVGYLADRLARAGVEEELFRAGAVPGSEVVIGPRDGGVVFDWEPTMASGAELLGQRGSDLRIEDHERSHRATRAEKRQEHKERMDAKTEARKELWTERDAGHWTDPSKDDDEL encoded by the coding sequence GTGGCGAGCTTCGTCGACCGGGTGACCCTGCACGTCGCCGCTGGCAAGGGTGGGCACGGCGTCGCGTCCGTGCACCGTGAGAAGTTCAAGCCGCTTGGCGGTCCCGATGGCGGCAACGGCGGCCGCGGCGGATCCGTCGTGCTGCGCGTCGACCCCCAGGTCACGACGCTCCTCGACTACCACCACGCGCCGCACCGAAGCGCGGACAACGGCAAGCAGGGCGCGGGAGACATGCGCCACGGCGCGAACGCCGAGGACCTCGTGCTCGGCGTCCCCAACGGCACGATCGTGAAGTCGTCCGAGGGAGAGTTCCTCGCGGACCTCGTGGGCGACGGCGCCGAGATGGTCATCGCCGCGGGCGGTCGCGGAGGGCTCGGCAACGCCGCGCTCGCCACGCAGAAGCGCAAGGCCCCCGGCTTCGCGCTGCTGGGCGAGCCCGGCGAGGAGGCCTCGGTCGTCCTCGAGCTCAAGTCCATCGCGGATGTCGCCCTCGTCGGCTACCCGAGCGCTGGCAAGTCCTCGCTGATCGCCGCGATGAGCCGCGTGCGTCCCAAGATCGCCGACTATCCGTTCACGACGCTCGTGCCTAACCTTGGCGTCGTCGAGGCCGGCGGCAAGCGCTTCACCATGGCGGACGTGCCGGGGCTGATCGAAGGCGCGTCCGAGGGCAAGGGCCTCGGACACGACTTCTTGCGCCACATCGAGCGCTGCTCGGTGATCGCGCACGTGCTCGACACCGCGACGCTCGAGAGCGACCGCGACCCCCTGAAGGACCTCCAGGTCATCGCGGGCGAGCTGCGCGCCTACTCGACGGACGACGCGATCAGCGGCGTGCCCCTCGCGGAGCGTCCGCAGATCATCATCCTCAACAAGGTCGACATCCCGGACGGCCGCGAGCTCGCCGAGATGGTGCGCCCCGACCTCGAGGTCCTCGGCATGCCGATCTTCGAGGTGAGCGCCGTGAGCCACGAGGGCCTGAGAGAGCTGGGCTTCGCGCTGTCGGCGATGGTCGAGGAGGAGCGCGCCAAGATCCCGGTGATCGAGAAGGCGCCCATCGTCCTGCGCCCCAAGGCCGTCGACGAGTCCGGCTTCACCGTGAAGCACGTCCGCGACGGCGCCGAGGACTACTACCAGGTGCGTGGAGGCAAGGTCGAGCGCTGGGTGCGCCAGACCAACTTCGCCAACGACGAGGCCGTCGGCTACCTCGCGGACAGGCTCGCGCGCGCGGGCGTCGAGGAGGAGCTCTTCCGCGCGGGCGCGGTCCCGGGCAGCGAGGTCGTGATCGGCCCGCGCGACGGCGGCGTCGTCTTCGACTGGGAGCCGACCATGGCGTCCGGCGCCGAGCTGCTCGGCCAGCGCGGCTCCGACCTGCGCATCGAGGACCATGAGCGCTCGCACCGCGCGACCCGCGCCGAGAAGCGCCAGGAGCACAAGGAGCGGATGGACGCCAAGACCGAGGCGCGCAAGGAGCTGTGGACCGAGCGCGACGCGGGACACTGGACCGATCCGTCCAAGGACGACGACGAACTCTGA
- the proB gene encoding glutamate 5-kinase, with translation MSEHLRDVVARASRIVVKVGSSSLTGDEGRLDKGRLGALVDVLAHQAAGGREIILVTSGSIAAGIGPLGLEHRPTNLELQQAAASVGQGKLIHAYTQAFGRHGLDVGQVLLTSDDMVRRAHYGNARRALESLLSLGVVPIINENDTVATDEIRFGDNDRLAALVATAMAADALILLTDVDALYTAAPGTPGAHRISVVHGPEDLGGIDISRRGSAVGTGGMITKVEAASIATTSGVHVVLARADDAGAALEGADVGTLFMPTGKRDTTRLQWLAHAARTRGGIVLDDGAVRAVMSRRASLLAAGVVEIRGHFEAGEPVDLLSVDGTLVARGFAGFSAEEAERMKGLSTDALGERLGDHYARELIHIDHLVVL, from the coding sequence GTGAGCGAGCACCTGAGAGACGTGGTCGCGCGCGCCTCCCGGATCGTGGTCAAGGTCGGCAGCTCGTCCCTCACCGGGGATGAGGGCCGCCTCGACAAGGGCCGCCTCGGCGCGCTCGTCGACGTGCTCGCGCATCAGGCGGCGGGCGGACGCGAGATCATCCTCGTCACCTCGGGATCGATCGCCGCGGGCATCGGCCCGCTCGGGCTCGAGCACCGTCCCACCAATCTCGAGCTGCAGCAGGCCGCGGCGTCGGTGGGCCAGGGCAAGCTGATCCACGCGTACACGCAGGCCTTCGGCCGACACGGGCTCGACGTGGGCCAGGTGCTCCTCACCTCCGACGACATGGTGCGCCGCGCGCACTACGGCAACGCCAGGCGCGCGCTTGAATCGCTGCTGAGCCTCGGCGTCGTGCCGATCATCAACGAGAACGACACCGTCGCGACGGATGAGATCCGCTTCGGAGACAACGACAGGCTTGCCGCGCTCGTCGCGACCGCGATGGCCGCGGATGCGCTCATCCTGCTCACCGACGTCGACGCGCTCTATACCGCGGCGCCCGGAACTCCCGGCGCGCACCGGATCTCCGTCGTCCACGGTCCAGAGGACCTGGGCGGAATCGACATCTCCCGACGCGGCTCCGCGGTCGGCACTGGCGGGATGATCACCAAGGTCGAGGCGGCCTCGATCGCGACGACCTCGGGCGTGCACGTGGTGCTCGCGCGCGCGGACGATGCGGGGGCCGCGCTGGAGGGCGCGGACGTGGGCACGCTCTTCATGCCGACGGGGAAGCGCGACACGACCCGGCTGCAATGGCTCGCGCACGCAGCGCGCACACGGGGAGGCATCGTCCTCGACGATGGTGCGGTCCGTGCGGTCATGAGCCGACGCGCGTCGCTGCTCGCCGCCGGCGTCGTCGAGATCCGCGGTCACTTCGAGGCGGGGGAGCCCGTCGACCTGCTTTCCGTGGACGGCACTCTCGTGGCGCGCGGCTTCGCGGGCTTCTCGGCGGAGGAGGCCGAGCGCATGAAGGGCCTCAGCACCGATGCGCTAGGGGAGCGGCTCGGCGATCACTACGCACGCGAGCTGATCCACATCGACCACCTCGTCGTCCTGTAG
- the rplU gene encoding 50S ribosomal protein L21, producing the protein MVYAIVKAGGRQEKVSEGDVIVVDRLKAEAGSTVELAPVLLVDGDKVTSDAKALGKVKVTAEVVRNERGEKIDILKYKNKTGYRKRIGHRQELTRLKVTGIK; encoded by the coding sequence ATGGTGTACGCGATTGTGAAGGCCGGTGGCCGCCAGGAGAAGGTCTCCGAGGGCGATGTCATCGTCGTCGACCGTCTCAAGGCCGAGGCCGGCTCCACCGTCGAGCTCGCCCCCGTGCTGCTCGTCGATGGTGACAAGGTCACCTCGGACGCCAAGGCGCTGGGCAAGGTCAAGGTGACCGCCGAGGTCGTGCGCAACGAGCGCGGCGAGAAGATCGACATCCTCAAGTACAAGAACAAGACCGGATACCGCAAGCGCATCGGTCACCGTCAGGAGCTCACGCGCCTGAAGGTCACGGGCATCAAGTAA
- the rpmA gene encoding 50S ribosomal protein L27, with the protein MAHKKGASSSRNGRDSNPQYLGVKRFGGQAVNAGEILVRQRGTHFHPGENVGRGKDDTLFALSAGSVAFNQRRGRKVVDVVAGE; encoded by the coding sequence ATGGCACACAAGAAGGGCGCGAGCTCCTCGCGCAACGGTCGCGATTCCAACCCGCAGTACCTCGGCGTCAAGCGCTTCGGCGGCCAGGCCGTCAACGCGGGCGAGATCCTGGTCCGCCAGCGCGGCACCCACTTCCACCCGGGCGAGAACGTCGGCCGCGGCAAGGACGACACCCTGTTCGCCCTGTCCGCCGGCTCGGTGGCGTTCAACCAGCGTCGTGGCCGCAAGGTCGTCGACGTCGTGGCGGGCGAGTAA